The Halobacillus amylolyticus nucleotide sequence AAAGGAGTCCCCTTTCGTACAATTACAAATGAAAGGTCCATCTCCGGAGGTTACCGAATTATCGTTTTAGCAAAAAGCGAGTAAAAAGAATCTAAGACGATCAAATAAACTTAATCTTAAACTGACCCAGTGCAATTGCGGTGAAGAGTTAGCCTAATTTCTTAGAGTTTCAAGCGAGAAATTAGGCTTTTTTTACTCCCTAAATGTTGTAAATCCGCACTTTCCTGATGCTACAACATTTAAGGATCTTAGTTGCTAATCAAAAATTTATCCTTTTACAGGGAATTGATCTCATGACAAATAGCTCTTAAATAAAATCGTCATTTATTTCTGAAATTCACAGTAATAAATTCTCTTCTTCGTATGCGTGTTATCAACGTTATTGATAAGTATATGGATTTTATGTGTGAAAGAGTATCTTCAACAATACGAACGGTCATTTAATGGAATAATGCCTAATTGATAAAAAATGATAAAATTTATTATTGACCCTGTACCATAGTACGGAGTCCATACTAATAACTGAGGAGGGGATGAAGTGGAAGGATTAACAATAAGCCAAGTAGCCAAAGAAGCAAATGTCAATATTGAAACCATTCGATATTATGAAAGGCGTGGATTGATTTCTGAGCCTCCTCGAACGGAATCAGGTTACAGAAAGTTTCCTCTAGAAGTCGTGGAAGATATTAAATTTATCAAGCGAACGCAGGATTTAGGGTTTACTCTCGAAGAAATTAAAAACCTTTTAGCTGCTTCAAATGATGAAAAGTTTCGTTCTGAGGAAATGCACGATTTTGCAACAAGTAAAATGAAAGAGATTGAAGCGAAAATCCATGATCTACACAAAATGAAAACATTGCTTGAAGACTTGGCAGAAAAGTGCCCTGGTTCTGGGATATCAAAAAATGAATGTCCAATTATTAAAAATTTTAAAGGAGTGAATTAGAAATGGCTAAACGATTAGTAGAAGTATTTACGGCGGGGTGTAGTGTTTGTGAGGGTTCGGTGCAAGAAGTGAAAGATTTAGCTTGTGATAATTGCGAAGTAGTGGTTTATGATTTAAATAAAAAATGCGACACACTCGAATGTGAAGCAAAAGCGAAAGAGTATGGTGTGAAATCTGTTCCAGCCGTTGCAATCAATGGGAAATTGGTCAGCAACAACGGCATCGACACCGATGCGTTAATAGCAGCTGGCTTAGGTCAATAAATAACGAATGGCAAGGGTGAGATTCTCACCCTTGCCATTATTATGCAAGAAAGGAGAGTTTTTCGTGAATAAGGCGATTTTAAAGAATGTAACAATTATTTCATATGTCATTGCCATTACATTTATTATCACGATGATTACGGCTTCGGTCATGTTGAATAATCATCAAATTATTTTGCCGGAACTTGCTGCAATGGCGATTGCCATGTGGGTATATCGAGAAGCCGGATGGATCAGGCAACCATCAAAGATTCTTTTTGCCCCGTCCCTCACTGCTGTCATTGGCTTTATGGTTAATCTATTACCCATTTCTTATGTAGGAAAAGTAGGTATCACCCTTATGCTTTTGATGCTCTTACTGCGTCTCATTCGATCGAATCTGGCACCATCTATTGCAACAGGCTTACTGCCAGTGGTGATAGATGTAGACGGATGGTCATTTATTATATCGACTTTCATTCTTACTTTCATATTGATGCTTGGGGTTCTACTATTTAGATTAAATAACGGGCTTGAGAAGAAGGTGAAGATACAGTACAAGTACATGGTCGTGTTTTTAGCGTTGAATTTCGTCTGGATTGGTTTAACTTGGGCCGTTGGCTATCCCCAACTAGCAGCAATCCCACCTATATTGATAACGTTGATAAATATGATATTAATGTACATTCTGTTGCGGATTGTTGGTGTCCGTATCCCAGCAGTGTACGCTTTTCCATTGCTCCCGTTTATCTTTCCAGATAAAGTGGTAGCGATGTTGCCGTTAGGTTCATTGGTTACATGTGTATTTCTGTTTAGTTCAGTTTTAGCGTATAAAAAGGTGGAAATAAAACAACGGGAAAAAAGGGTCCTAATGTGACGTAAAAAGGATCATGTATGAAGGGACCTGTAAAGTAAGCAGTCTGATGATCAGAAATTACCTTGAAAATTGTGTGACACGCGATGTTCGTTCCGATGATCCGGAGACCGTATAACGCACGGACGAAGAAATCATGAAGGTTTTCCATAAATATTCAGAGTAAGGAGCGAGACCAATGAAGATAGAGGTCCGGTGTGCCCGGTTGCAAAAGTTGTGAAGCAACAAAAAAGCGTGTTCAAGACGTCCTAAAGGATTTTCCGAGTGTACAATTTGGTGAAATTGACTCTTTGGAAGAGCCAGAACGCATAGAATCTCTAGGTGTGATGACTTCGGGTGCGATTGTCATCGACGGAGAAGTGGTTTTCTCCAGCCTCCCGAAAGAAAAAGTACTTCGCCATAAAATTGAGGAAACGATGACATGAAAAAAACCATAGCTTCTATAGCGTTAGCCATTGTTGCTGTTGTGGTCGCCTATCCCTCAGTGAATTGGGAGGCTGATAAAGAAGCAGCTGAAACGGAAAATGTGACATTAAGTAACGGTGTTCAAATCGCTTTAACCGAGAAGGAAGCTGCGCTTTCCGGCAATCCCGGTGAGAAAAAAGTCGCTTTGACAGGTCTAGGTTTATTCTGAACAAGCTGTCAAGCTGCGGTCACAGCTGCGTTAGAGGAAACTGATGGTGTTCAATCCCCCATGTCAACTTTGAACAGGATCGCGCAACCGTGGTCTATCAGCCAGAGGTTGTATCAACCAAGGAAATTAAACAATGTATTACCGATCTTGGTTATCAAGTTAGTGACGTGAAGGAGGTTCAGTTTTGAATACGATTTATGACCAATTAGACGGAAACTGGGCTGTGTCTCCTTTCTCGTACTTATTGGTTTTGTTAGGCGGAATTCTTAGTGCCGTGAGTATTTGTTATGTACCGATTTTAGTTATGTTTATGTTTAGTGGTTATATGGGCAAACATGCGTAAGAGGGAACCGGTAAAGCCCTTCGGATTACGGTGGGTTTTACCGTCGGTATGATCATCACATCGGCTGTGATCGGTATTGTTGCTACCTTTGTCGGTAAGT carries:
- a CDS encoding thioredoxin family protein — encoded protein: MPGCKSCEATKKRVQDVLKDFPSVQFGEIDSLEEPERIESLGVMTSGAIVIDGEVVFSSLPKEKVLRHKIEETMT
- a CDS encoding MerR family transcriptional regulator; this translates as MEGLTISQVAKEANVNIETIRYYERRGLISEPPRTESGYRKFPLEVVEDIKFIKRTQDLGFTLEEIKNLLAASNDEKFRSEEMHDFATSKMKEIEAKIHDLHKMKTLLEDLAEKCPGSGISKNECPIIKNFKGVN
- a CDS encoding thioredoxin family protein; the encoded protein is MAKRLVEVFTAGCSVCEGSVQEVKDLACDNCEVVVYDLNKKCDTLECEAKAKEYGVKSVPAVAINGKLVSNNGIDTDALIAAGLGQ